One window from the genome of Pempheris klunzingeri isolate RE-2024b chromosome 7, fPemKlu1.hap1, whole genome shotgun sequence encodes:
- the gapvd1 gene encoding GTPase-activating protein and VPS9 domain-containing protein 1 isoform X3: MVKPDIHTLAHHLKQERLYVASEKQLIQRLNSDVLKTAERLYRAAWIAKQQRINLDRLILTSAEASPAECCQHAKMLEDTQFVDGYKTLGFQETIYGEFLARLRENPRLVASCLVAGERLNQEHTQGVIHTVFTSLYGNCIMQEDESYLLQVLRYLVEFELKESDNPRRLLRRGTCAFSILFKLFSEGLYSAKLFLTATLHEPIMQLLVEDEDHLETDPAKVTERLTPAQQERYGEKGSEGYKQRVQAAVEANEAKLVALVNKFIGYLKQNTYCFPHSLRWIVSQMYKTLSCVERLEVGEVRTMCTDLLLTCFICPAIVNPEQYGIISDAPINEVARFNLMQVGQLLQQLAMADDDADPRRKSSLSKFDKSCVAAFLDVVIGGRAVETPPMSSMNLLEGLSRTAVYTTHNQLLVLVDYVRSVMAGDHLREEEHMALETLLANVPQSRTVKSNSLELTPSNTPQLSPATTPANKKNRLPIAARSRSRTNIAQEGEAEASSQESIQELMPEEVLVISLGTGPQTVPGMMSENEVLNLQLADGAQGDGHADDTKLHGKPDKTLRFSLCSDNLEGISEGPSNRSNSVSSLDLEGESVSELGAGPSGSNGVEALQLLEHEQATTQDNLDDKLRKFEIRDMMGLTDDRDISETVSETWSTDVLGSDFDPNMDEDRLQEIAGAAAENMLGSLLCLPGSGSVLLDPYGSTISETTSEAWSVEVLPSDSEAPDLKQEERLQELESCSGVGSTSDDTEVREVSSRPSTPGLSVVSGISATSEDIPNKIEDLRSECSSDFGGKDSVTSPDGEESGHGAHLTSPPSQTDSLLAMFDPLSSGEGSSTGTIVRPKVHYARPPHPPPDPPIPEASAIGQETRHSLFTPHCLAQAELEHTKQRHSFPDRLVRSRSSDIVCPGRRPTSDPGLNRRVAVEERDPAGAFALGPSSSPSKDSLKGEAEDRKDSDDEKSDRNRPWWKKRFVSAIPKAPIAAFRKRDKQEKDDIAPERIPQDDPLPRHSSQAQAAEDILDKYRNIKRTSPSDGAAGGASYDGAGDICVEDSVHDSPREDTLQNISTDDLPDSASQTAQQHDSKFSFSDAKKKLRLALCSADSVALPIMAPANTRNGLPDHMDPEDNEIVCFLKVQLAEAINLQDKNQMAQIQETTRCVSRFDARTCRKLLAAIAEDYRKRAPYIAYLTRCRQGLQTSQAHLERLLQRVLRDKEVANRYFTTVCVRLLLEHMESKMLDFIKAFQGCTASDDKTAAVEDFLRYLYGAMARDAIWQYASEDQLQDAQMAIERSVMNRIFKLAFYPNQDGDILRDQLFHEHIQRLSKVVTANHKALQVPEVYLKEAPWPSAQSEIRTINAYKTPRDKVQCILRMCSTIMNLLSLANEDSVPGADDFVPVLVFVLIRANPPCLLSTVQYINNFYASRLSGEECYWWMQFTAAVEFIKTIDDRK, encoded by the exons ATGGTGAAGCCAGACATCCACACTCTGGCCCACCACCTGAAGCAGGAGCGGCTGTACGTGGCATCGGAGAAGCAGCTGATCCAGAGGCTCAACAGCGATGTGctgaagacagcagagaggctgtATCGGGCCGCATGGATCGCCAAGCAGCAGAGGATCAACCTCGATCGTCTCATTCTCACCAG TGCGGAGGCCTCTCCGGCTGAATGCTGCCAACATGCCAAAATGCTGGAGGACACACAGTTTGTCGATGGCTACAAGACTCTGGGCTTCCAGGAGACAATCTATGGCGAGTTCTTGGCCAGGCTGAGGGAGAACCCCAGACTGGTGGCGTCCTGTTTGGTGGCAGGAGAGAGGCTGAACCAGGAGCACACCCAGGGGGTCATCCATACAGTCTTCACCTCACTTTATGGCAACTGTATCATGCAGGAGGATGAGAGCTACCTGCTACAG GTGTTGCGATACCTGGTAGAGTTTGAGCTGAAGGAGAGCGACAACCCTCGCCGTCTACTGCGACGGGGAACCTGTGCCTTCAGCATCCTTTTCAAGCTCTTCTCTGAGGGCCTGTACTCAGCCAAGCTCTTCCTCACTGCCACCCTCCATGAACCCATTATGCAGCTGCTGGTGGAAGATGAAGACCACTTAGAGACTGACCCCGCCAAGGTAACGGAGCGCCTCACTCCGGCCCAGCAGGAACGCTATGGGGAGAAGGGCTCCGAGGGCTACAAACAAAGGGTGCAGGCAGCCGTGGAGGCCAACGAAGCCAAGCTGGTAGCCCTGGTCAACAAGTTTATTGGTTACCTGAAGCAGAACACCTACTGCTTTCCCCACAGCCTGCGCTGGATTGTGTCGCAGATGTACAAGACTTTGTCATGTGTGGAGCGTCTTGAGGTGGGCGAGGTGCGCACCATGTGTACAGACCTGCTGCTCACGTGCTTCATCTGCCCAGCTATAGTTAACCCAGAGCAGTATGGTATCATCTCAGACGCCCCCATCAATGAAGTGGCCCGCTTCAATCTAATGCAG GTCGGGCAGCTTTTGCAGCAGTTGGCCATGGCCGATGATGATGCAGACCCAAGGCGGAAAAGTAGTTTATCTAAATTTGATAAG AGTTGTGTTGCTGCCTTTCTGGATGTCGTGATAGGAGGAAGAGCAGTCGAGACCCCACCCATGTCCTCAATGAACCTCCTCGAAGGCCTTAGTAGAACTGCGGTCTATACTACACACAATCAGCTGCTCGTGCTG GTGGACTATGTGCGGAGTGTGATGGCGGGGGACCATCTTCGGGAGGAGGAGCACATGGCCCTGGAGACCCTGCTTGCCAACGTGCCCCAGTCTCGAACTGTGAAGAGCAACAGTTTGGAGCTCACTCCCTCCAACACCCCCCAGCTCTCCCCAGCTACCACTCCTGCCAACAAGAAGAACAGGCTCCCCATAG CTGCTCGTAGCCGCAGTCGTACCAACATAGCCcaggagggggaggcagaggccAGCTCCCAAGAATCCATACAGGAGCTGATGCCAGAGGAGGTGCTGGTGATTTCTCTAGGAACTGGTCCTCAGACTGTCCCTGGGATGATGTCAGAGAATGAG GTGCTGAACCTGCAGCTGGCTGATGGGGCCCAGGGGGATGGCCATGCTGATGATACTAAGCTGCATGGTAAACCAGACAAAACCCTGCGCTTCTCCCTCTGCAGTGACAACTTGGAAGGCATCTCAGAGG GCCCATCCAATCGCTCCAACTCTGTGTCATCTCTGGACCTGGAGGGAGAGTCTGTTTCTGAGCTGGGAGCCGGACCTTCAGGGAGCAACGGGGTGGAGGCTCTACAGCTTTTGGAGCATGAACAGG CCACCACTCAGGACAACCTGGATGACAAACTGCGCAAATTTGAGATCAGAGACATGATGGGCCTGACAGATGATCGCGACATCTCTGAGACAGTCAGCGAGACCTGGAGCACTGATGTGCTTGGCAGTGACTTTGACCCCAACATGGATGAAGACCGACTGCAGGAAATAGCAG GGGCAGCTGCGGAGAACATGCTTGGCAGCCTGCTGTGTCTTCCTGGCTCTGGTTCAGTACTGCTGGACCCCTATGGCTCCACCATCTCGGAGACCACAAGCGAGGCTTGGAGCGTGGAGGTCCTTCCCAGCGACTCAG AAGCCCCGGACCTGAAACAGGAGGAGCgcctgcaggagctggagagcTGCTCAGGGGTTGGCAGTACCTCAGATGACACCGAGGTCAGAGAGGTCAGCTCGAGACCCAGCACACCAGGCCTCAGCGTTGTCTCAG gtATCAGTGCAACCTCAGAAGACATCCCCAACAAGATTGAGGACCTGCGGTCAGAGTGCAGCTCAGACTTTGGAGGGAAGGACTCTGTGACCAGTCCAGATGGGGAGGAGTCAGGTCACG GAGCACATCTGACATCTCCGCCCTCACAGACCGATTCCCTACTGGCCATGTTCGATCCCCTCTCCTCTGGCGAAG GCTCATCCACAGGAACAATAGTGAGGCCTAAGGTGCACTACGCCAGGCCCCCTCACCCTCCCCCTGATCCTCCCATCCCTGAAGCCAGTGCCATCGGGCAGGAGACGCGCCACTCTCTCTTCACGCCCCACTGCCTGGCTCAGGCTGAGCTGGAGCACACCAAGCAGCGCCACTCCTTCCCTGACAGGCTGGTCCGTAGCCGCAGCTCTGACATAGTGTGCCCCGGCCGCCGGCCCACAAGTGACCCCGGCCTTAACCGGCGGGTTGCAGTTGAAGAGCGCGACCCTGCCGGGGCCTTCGCCTTAGGACCGTCCTCATCCCCCAGCAAGGACTCCCTGAAAGGAGAG GCTGAGGACAGGAAAGACAGTGACGACGAGAAGTCTGATCGCAACAGGCCGTGGTGGAAGAAACGTTTTGTGTCGGCCATTCCCAAAG CTCCGATAGCAGCGTTTCGGAAAAGGGACAAGCAGGAGAAAGACGACATTGCCCCAGAGCGCATCCCACAAG ATGACCCATTGCCCAGACACAGCTCTCAAGCGCAGGCAGCTGAAGACATCCTGGACAAGTACAGGAACATCAAGAGGACCAGCCCGAGCGATGGAGCCGCAGGTGGAGCTTCTTATGATGGTGCAGGAG ATATTTGTGTCGAGGACAGCGTGCACGACTCCCCCAGAGAAGACACTCTGCAGAACATTTCCACAGATGACCTCCCCGACTCTGCCAGCCAGACGGCACAGCAGCATGACTCCAAGTTCTCTTTCAG TGATGCAAAGAAGAAGCTGAGGTTGGCCTTGTGCTCTGCAGACTCAGTGGCTTTGCCCATCATGGCTCCTGCAAATACACGAAATGGGCTGCCGGACCACATGGACCCAGAGG ACAATGAGATCGTCTGCTTCCTGAAGGTCCAGCTAGCAGAGGCCATCAACCTTCAGGATAAGAACCAGATGGCCCAGATCCAGGAGACCACGCGCTGCGTCAGCCGCTTCGACGCTCGCACCTGCAGGAAGCTGCTGGCTGCCATCGCGGAGGATTACAG GAAGCGGGCACCGTACATAGCCTATCTAACCAGGTGTCGTCAGGGCCTGCAGACCTCTCAGGCCCATCTGGAGAGGCTCCTCCAGAGGGTGCTGAGAGACAAGGAGGTGGCTAACCGCTACTTCACCACCGTCTGTGTTCGGCTCCTGCTTGAACACATGGAGTCCAAGATGCTTGACTTCATTAAAg CGTTCCAGGGCTGCACAGCTTCGGATGATaagacagcagcagtggaggattTTCTGCGCTACTTGTACGGCGCCATGGCCCGTGATGCCATTTGGCAGTATGCTAGCGAGGACCAGCTGCAGGATGCCCAGATGGCTATCGAGCGCAGCGTTATGAACCGCATCTTCAAACTGGCCTTCTACCCCAACCAAGATGGAGATATTCTCAGAGACCA GCTTTTCCATGAACACATCCAGCGGCTCTCAAAGGTTGTGACGGCCAATCATAAAGCTCTTCAAGTCCCAGAG GTTTACCTGAAGGAGGCTCCCTGGCCTTCTGCTCAGTCCGAGATCAGGACCATCAATGCATACAAGACGCCACGAGACAAGGTCCAGTGTATACTGCGCATGTGTTCCACCATCATGAACCTGCTCAGTTTGGCCAATGAGGACTCCGTCCCCGGAGCGGATGACTTTGTCCCTGTACTCGTCTTTGTCCTCATAAGG GCAAACCCGCCCTGCCTGCTGTCCACCGTTCAGTACATCAATAATTTCTATGCCAGCCGGCTGAGTGGGGAGGAGTGCTATTGGTGGATGCAGTTCACCGCGGCGGTGGAATTCATTAAGACCATCGACGATCGCAAGTGA
- the gapvd1 gene encoding GTPase-activating protein and VPS9 domain-containing protein 1 isoform X2 — translation MVKPDIHTLAHHLKQERLYVASEKQLIQRLNSDVLKTAERLYRAAWIAKQQRINLDRLILTSAEASPAECCQHAKMLEDTQFVDGYKTLGFQETIYGEFLARLRENPRLVASCLVAGERLNQEHTQGVIHTVFTSLYGNCIMQEDESYLLQVLRYLVEFELKESDNPRRLLRRGTCAFSILFKLFSEGLYSAKLFLTATLHEPIMQLLVEDEDHLETDPAKVTERLTPAQQERYGEKGSEGYKQRVQAAVEANEAKLVALVNKFIGYLKQNTYCFPHSLRWIVSQMYKTLSCVERLEVGEVRTMCTDLLLTCFICPAIVNPEQYGIISDAPINEVARFNLMQVGQLLQQLAMADDDADPRRKSSLSKFDKSCVAAFLDVVIGGRAVETPPMSSMNLLEGLSRTAVYTTHNQLLVLVDYVRSVMAGDHLREEEHMALETLLANVPQSRTVKSNSLELTPSNTPQLSPATTPANKKNRLPIAAARSRSRTNIAQEGEAEASSQESIQELMPEEVLVISLGTGPQTVPGMMSENEVLNLQLADGAQGDGHADDTKLHGKPDKTLRFSLCSDNLEGISEGPSNRSNSVSSLDLEGESVSELGAGPSGSNGVEALQLLEHEQATTQDNLDDKLRKFEIRDMMGLTDDRDISETVSETWSTDVLGSDFDPNMDEDRLQEIAGAAAENMLGSLLCLPGSGSVLLDPYGSTISETTSEAWSVEVLPSDSEAPDLKQEERLQELESCSGVGSTSDDTEVREVSSRPSTPGLSVVSGISATSEDIPNKIEDLRSECSSDFGGKDSVTSPDGEESGHGAHLTSPPSQTDSLLAMFDPLSSGEGSSTGTIVRPKVHYARPPHPPPDPPIPEASAIGQETRHSLFTPHCLAQAELEHTKQRHSFPDRLVRSRSSDIVCPGRRPTSDPGLNRRVAVEERDPAGAFALGPSSSPSKDSLKGEAEDRKDSDDEKSDRNRPWWKKRFVSAIPKAPIAAFRKRDKQEKDDIAPERIPQDDPLPRHSSQAQAAEDILDKYRNIKRTSPSDGAAGGASYDGAGDICVEDSVHDSPREDTLQNISTDDLPDSASQTAQQHDSKFSFSDAKKKLRLALCSADSVALPIMAPANTRNGLPDHMDPEDNEIVCFLKVQLAEAINLQDKNQMAQIQETTRCVSRFDARTCRKLLAAIAEDYRKRAPYIAYLTRCRQGLQTSQAHLERLLQRVLRDKEVANRYFTTVCVRLLLEHMESKMLDFIKAFQGCTASDDKTAAVEDFLRYLYGAMARDAIWQYASEDQLQDAQMAIERSVMNRIFKLAFYPNQDGDILRDQLFHEHIQRLSKVVTANHKALQVPEVYLKEAPWPSAQSEIRTINAYKTPRDKVQCILRMCSTIMNLLSLANEDSVPGADDFVPVLVFVLIRANPPCLLSTVQYINNFYASRLSGEECYWWMQFTAAVEFIKTIDDRK, via the exons ATGGTGAAGCCAGACATCCACACTCTGGCCCACCACCTGAAGCAGGAGCGGCTGTACGTGGCATCGGAGAAGCAGCTGATCCAGAGGCTCAACAGCGATGTGctgaagacagcagagaggctgtATCGGGCCGCATGGATCGCCAAGCAGCAGAGGATCAACCTCGATCGTCTCATTCTCACCAG TGCGGAGGCCTCTCCGGCTGAATGCTGCCAACATGCCAAAATGCTGGAGGACACACAGTTTGTCGATGGCTACAAGACTCTGGGCTTCCAGGAGACAATCTATGGCGAGTTCTTGGCCAGGCTGAGGGAGAACCCCAGACTGGTGGCGTCCTGTTTGGTGGCAGGAGAGAGGCTGAACCAGGAGCACACCCAGGGGGTCATCCATACAGTCTTCACCTCACTTTATGGCAACTGTATCATGCAGGAGGATGAGAGCTACCTGCTACAG GTGTTGCGATACCTGGTAGAGTTTGAGCTGAAGGAGAGCGACAACCCTCGCCGTCTACTGCGACGGGGAACCTGTGCCTTCAGCATCCTTTTCAAGCTCTTCTCTGAGGGCCTGTACTCAGCCAAGCTCTTCCTCACTGCCACCCTCCATGAACCCATTATGCAGCTGCTGGTGGAAGATGAAGACCACTTAGAGACTGACCCCGCCAAGGTAACGGAGCGCCTCACTCCGGCCCAGCAGGAACGCTATGGGGAGAAGGGCTCCGAGGGCTACAAACAAAGGGTGCAGGCAGCCGTGGAGGCCAACGAAGCCAAGCTGGTAGCCCTGGTCAACAAGTTTATTGGTTACCTGAAGCAGAACACCTACTGCTTTCCCCACAGCCTGCGCTGGATTGTGTCGCAGATGTACAAGACTTTGTCATGTGTGGAGCGTCTTGAGGTGGGCGAGGTGCGCACCATGTGTACAGACCTGCTGCTCACGTGCTTCATCTGCCCAGCTATAGTTAACCCAGAGCAGTATGGTATCATCTCAGACGCCCCCATCAATGAAGTGGCCCGCTTCAATCTAATGCAG GTCGGGCAGCTTTTGCAGCAGTTGGCCATGGCCGATGATGATGCAGACCCAAGGCGGAAAAGTAGTTTATCTAAATTTGATAAG AGTTGTGTTGCTGCCTTTCTGGATGTCGTGATAGGAGGAAGAGCAGTCGAGACCCCACCCATGTCCTCAATGAACCTCCTCGAAGGCCTTAGTAGAACTGCGGTCTATACTACACACAATCAGCTGCTCGTGCTG GTGGACTATGTGCGGAGTGTGATGGCGGGGGACCATCTTCGGGAGGAGGAGCACATGGCCCTGGAGACCCTGCTTGCCAACGTGCCCCAGTCTCGAACTGTGAAGAGCAACAGTTTGGAGCTCACTCCCTCCAACACCCCCCAGCTCTCCCCAGCTACCACTCCTGCCAACAAGAAGAACAGGCTCCCCATAG CAGCTGCTCGTAGCCGCAGTCGTACCAACATAGCCcaggagggggaggcagaggccAGCTCCCAAGAATCCATACAGGAGCTGATGCCAGAGGAGGTGCTGGTGATTTCTCTAGGAACTGGTCCTCAGACTGTCCCTGGGATGATGTCAGAGAATGAG GTGCTGAACCTGCAGCTGGCTGATGGGGCCCAGGGGGATGGCCATGCTGATGATACTAAGCTGCATGGTAAACCAGACAAAACCCTGCGCTTCTCCCTCTGCAGTGACAACTTGGAAGGCATCTCAGAGG GCCCATCCAATCGCTCCAACTCTGTGTCATCTCTGGACCTGGAGGGAGAGTCTGTTTCTGAGCTGGGAGCCGGACCTTCAGGGAGCAACGGGGTGGAGGCTCTACAGCTTTTGGAGCATGAACAGG CCACCACTCAGGACAACCTGGATGACAAACTGCGCAAATTTGAGATCAGAGACATGATGGGCCTGACAGATGATCGCGACATCTCTGAGACAGTCAGCGAGACCTGGAGCACTGATGTGCTTGGCAGTGACTTTGACCCCAACATGGATGAAGACCGACTGCAGGAAATAGCAG GGGCAGCTGCGGAGAACATGCTTGGCAGCCTGCTGTGTCTTCCTGGCTCTGGTTCAGTACTGCTGGACCCCTATGGCTCCACCATCTCGGAGACCACAAGCGAGGCTTGGAGCGTGGAGGTCCTTCCCAGCGACTCAG AAGCCCCGGACCTGAAACAGGAGGAGCgcctgcaggagctggagagcTGCTCAGGGGTTGGCAGTACCTCAGATGACACCGAGGTCAGAGAGGTCAGCTCGAGACCCAGCACACCAGGCCTCAGCGTTGTCTCAG gtATCAGTGCAACCTCAGAAGACATCCCCAACAAGATTGAGGACCTGCGGTCAGAGTGCAGCTCAGACTTTGGAGGGAAGGACTCTGTGACCAGTCCAGATGGGGAGGAGTCAGGTCACG GAGCACATCTGACATCTCCGCCCTCACAGACCGATTCCCTACTGGCCATGTTCGATCCCCTCTCCTCTGGCGAAG GCTCATCCACAGGAACAATAGTGAGGCCTAAGGTGCACTACGCCAGGCCCCCTCACCCTCCCCCTGATCCTCCCATCCCTGAAGCCAGTGCCATCGGGCAGGAGACGCGCCACTCTCTCTTCACGCCCCACTGCCTGGCTCAGGCTGAGCTGGAGCACACCAAGCAGCGCCACTCCTTCCCTGACAGGCTGGTCCGTAGCCGCAGCTCTGACATAGTGTGCCCCGGCCGCCGGCCCACAAGTGACCCCGGCCTTAACCGGCGGGTTGCAGTTGAAGAGCGCGACCCTGCCGGGGCCTTCGCCTTAGGACCGTCCTCATCCCCCAGCAAGGACTCCCTGAAAGGAGAG GCTGAGGACAGGAAAGACAGTGACGACGAGAAGTCTGATCGCAACAGGCCGTGGTGGAAGAAACGTTTTGTGTCGGCCATTCCCAAAG CTCCGATAGCAGCGTTTCGGAAAAGGGACAAGCAGGAGAAAGACGACATTGCCCCAGAGCGCATCCCACAAG ATGACCCATTGCCCAGACACAGCTCTCAAGCGCAGGCAGCTGAAGACATCCTGGACAAGTACAGGAACATCAAGAGGACCAGCCCGAGCGATGGAGCCGCAGGTGGAGCTTCTTATGATGGTGCAGGAG ATATTTGTGTCGAGGACAGCGTGCACGACTCCCCCAGAGAAGACACTCTGCAGAACATTTCCACAGATGACCTCCCCGACTCTGCCAGCCAGACGGCACAGCAGCATGACTCCAAGTTCTCTTTCAG TGATGCAAAGAAGAAGCTGAGGTTGGCCTTGTGCTCTGCAGACTCAGTGGCTTTGCCCATCATGGCTCCTGCAAATACACGAAATGGGCTGCCGGACCACATGGACCCAGAGG ACAATGAGATCGTCTGCTTCCTGAAGGTCCAGCTAGCAGAGGCCATCAACCTTCAGGATAAGAACCAGATGGCCCAGATCCAGGAGACCACGCGCTGCGTCAGCCGCTTCGACGCTCGCACCTGCAGGAAGCTGCTGGCTGCCATCGCGGAGGATTACAG GAAGCGGGCACCGTACATAGCCTATCTAACCAGGTGTCGTCAGGGCCTGCAGACCTCTCAGGCCCATCTGGAGAGGCTCCTCCAGAGGGTGCTGAGAGACAAGGAGGTGGCTAACCGCTACTTCACCACCGTCTGTGTTCGGCTCCTGCTTGAACACATGGAGTCCAAGATGCTTGACTTCATTAAAg CGTTCCAGGGCTGCACAGCTTCGGATGATaagacagcagcagtggaggattTTCTGCGCTACTTGTACGGCGCCATGGCCCGTGATGCCATTTGGCAGTATGCTAGCGAGGACCAGCTGCAGGATGCCCAGATGGCTATCGAGCGCAGCGTTATGAACCGCATCTTCAAACTGGCCTTCTACCCCAACCAAGATGGAGATATTCTCAGAGACCA GCTTTTCCATGAACACATCCAGCGGCTCTCAAAGGTTGTGACGGCCAATCATAAAGCTCTTCAAGTCCCAGAG GTTTACCTGAAGGAGGCTCCCTGGCCTTCTGCTCAGTCCGAGATCAGGACCATCAATGCATACAAGACGCCACGAGACAAGGTCCAGTGTATACTGCGCATGTGTTCCACCATCATGAACCTGCTCAGTTTGGCCAATGAGGACTCCGTCCCCGGAGCGGATGACTTTGTCCCTGTACTCGTCTTTGTCCTCATAAGG GCAAACCCGCCCTGCCTGCTGTCCACCGTTCAGTACATCAATAATTTCTATGCCAGCCGGCTGAGTGGGGAGGAGTGCTATTGGTGGATGCAGTTCACCGCGGCGGTGGAATTCATTAAGACCATCGACGATCGCAAGTGA